From the Candidatus Omnitrophota bacterium genome, the window GGGTTATCTTCGGCGCTTCTGCCGGAGCTACGTCAGGCCTCAGGATGGGCGAAAAATATATGCCTTTCCCTTTCGGCGAGACCCAATGCCTTCCCATCCTGCCGCGGCCTTTTGTCTGGCTTTCGCTGAAGACTACCGTCCCGTCAGGCGACCCGGCACGGGCGAGCTTATGCGCCACGTCCATAGTCGAATCGGTCGTTTCGTAGGAGTATATCTTTTTGCCGATTATCTTTGTCCCGAGGCCGTGAGAGATCTCTTCCGGGATGAGTTTATCCGGGGTGCCTGTAAGGCGGTAACCGACATGCGGCTCACCTGTGATCTCGTAACCTTCTTTGCGCAGCTGCTCGATGTGCTTCCACACCGCTGCGCGCGTGATCTTCAATTTCTCGCTTATTTCCTCGCCGGAGATGAACTCCCCGTTCGAGGAGCGGAATATATTTAAGATTTTTTCATCCATTCAATCTCTTCCTTAATTCCGCGATCTTATCCCTCATGACCGCGGCTTTTTCGAATTGCAGGTTGCGCGCGGCGAGGTCCATTTCGTATTCGAGTTCCTCTATAATCTTTTCTGTCTCATACCCATCAGCCTTGACGCCTACCGCCTCCATCTCGACTTCTTCGGCTTCCTGGAGCATTTCAATACCTTCTCTGATGGCTTTCTGTATTGACTTCGGCGTGATATTATTCTCCTTATTATACTCCAATTGCAGCGCGCGTCTACGGTTTGTTTCGTCGATTGCGCGCTTGAGCGAGCCGGTGATGTTATCGGCATACATTATGACCCGGCCGTTTATATGGCGCGCCGCGCGCCCTGAAAGCTGGATAAGCGACGTTTCGGACCGCAAAAACCCCTCTTTATCGGCGTCGAGTATGGCGACGAGCGTGACCTCGGGCAGGTCCAACCCCTCCCTCAAAAGGTTGACCCCGACAAGGCAGTCGAACATGCCCTGGCGCAGTTCCTTGAGTATCTTTACCCTCTCTATCGTGTCGATATCCGAGTGGATATATTTCACGCGCAGGCCGAGGTCCTCAAGATACGCCGAGAGGTCCTCTGCCATGCGCTTGGTAAGCGTCGTGACGAGGACGCGTTCCTTCTTCTTCGCGCGTTCGCGCACTTGCAGTATGATGTCGTCGACCTGGCCTTCGGTCGGCTTGATTATTATCTCCGGGTCGACGAGGCCTGTCGGGCGGATGAGCTGCTCGACGACCTTCGCGCCGGATTTCAATATCTCGTATTCGGACGGCGTCGCGGACGCGAATACCGCCTCTTTCATCAGCGTCTCGAACTCGTCGAAACGGAGCGGCCTGTTGTCTAGGCACGACGGCAGGCGGAAACCGAATTCAACGAGGGTCTTTTTGCGCGAGCGATCGCCTTCATACATCCCCCTTATCTGCGGGATGGTGACGTGCGACTCGTCTATTATCATCAGGAAATCCTTCCGGAAATAATCTATGAGGCAATACGGCCGCGCGCCCGCCGGCTTTCCGCTCAAATGCCGCGAATAGTTCTCGACGCCGTGGCAATACCCGATCTCCTGCAGCATCTCCATGTCGTATTTCGTGCGGCTCTCAAGGCGCTGGGCCTCAAGCAGTTTTCCTTTGGAGCGGAGATCCTCAAGCCGTTCGGCGAGTTCCTCTTTTATCATTTTTATCGCTTCTTCTATCTTCGGCGGCGAGGTCAGGAAATGTTTCGCCGGATAGACCGCCGCGCGGTCGATCTGGGATATTATCTTCTGGGAGACAGGGTCGAACTCGGTTATCTTCTCTATCTCGTCGCCGAACATCGATACCCTTATTGCCCTCTCCGAATACGCCGGGAATATCTCGACCGTATCGCCGCGGACGCGGACCTTGCCGCGGATGAACTCGATGTCGTTGCGCTCGTACTGTATGCTCAATAACCTGCGCAGGACCTCGTCGCGGTCTATCTTTTGGCCCTTATCGAGCACGACCATCATGTTCGAATAATCCTCCGGCGAACCGAGGTTGTAGATGCAGGATACGCTGGCGACAATGATCACATCGTCCCTGGACATAAGCGAAGATGTCGCGGCAAGGCGCAGCCGGTCGAGCCGGTCGTTTATCGAAGAGTCTTTTTCTATATAGATGTCTGTCTGCGGGATATACGCTTCGGGCTGGTAGTAATCGTAATAACTGACGAAATATTCTACGGCGTTCTCCGGGAAGAATTCCTTGAATTCACTGTAAAGCTGTGCGGCGAGGGTCTTATTGTGGGAGATGACGAGGACGGGTTTGCCGGTCTTTTCGATGACATTGGCCATCGTGAAAGTCTTGCCCGAGCCGGTGACGCCCAGGAGCGTCTGGCAGCGCTTTCCGCCCAGAAGCCCTTCGGATAACTCCTTTATAGCCTGGGGCTGGTCGCCCTCGGGCTTAAAAGATGATACGAGCTTGAACTTCGCCATTTCAGAACTTTACTTCCAGTTCCTTCGTGTCGGCGGGGATCGCGACTTTATTTTTTCCGAGGGTCAGGATATATCCCCCTGTCGGCGGCGTCGCGCAATCGATGGTTAATTTAACCGAGCCTTTGGCGCGGGAACTCACAACCTTGAAGGATACCTTGCCGAAATACGTCGGCGCGTTCTTTATCTCTATTACCTTGCCGTCATCGAGCCAGGCGCCGGGTATGCAGGATAAAAGCAGAAGTTTATTACCGTCCTCACGCAAAAGCATATCTCGTAATAACAGGATATAATGCGCGGCCGACCAGCCGTGCGGGACGTCGCCGACTATCCCTTCGGTGATCTCCCTCAACCCTTTCGAGTTGACCTTGGTCGGCATCGCCTCCATCCATCCACCGGGGCATGATTGGTGTTCTATGCCCCACTCGATACTCTTAAGCGCGACGTCTTCCATTCCAAGATATATAAGGGGATGCGCGAGCTTGAAATTATACCCCCAGAAGAG encodes:
- the uvrB gene encoding excinuclease ABC subunit UvrB, giving the protein MAKFKLVSSFKPEGDQPQAIKELSEGLLGGKRCQTLLGVTGSGKTFTMANVIEKTGKPVLVISHNKTLAAQLYSEFKEFFPENAVEYFVSYYDYYQPEAYIPQTDIYIEKDSSINDRLDRLRLAATSSLMSRDDVIIVASVSCIYNLGSPEDYSNMMVVLDKGQKIDRDEVLRRLLSIQYERNDIEFIRGKVRVRGDTVEIFPAYSERAIRVSMFGDEIEKITEFDPVSQKIISQIDRAAVYPAKHFLTSPPKIEEAIKMIKEELAERLEDLRSKGKLLEAQRLESRTKYDMEMLQEIGYCHGVENYSRHLSGKPAGARPYCLIDYFRKDFLMIIDESHVTIPQIRGMYEGDRSRKKTLVEFGFRLPSCLDNRPLRFDEFETLMKEAVFASATPSEYEILKSGAKVVEQLIRPTGLVDPEIIIKPTEGQVDDIILQVRERAKKKERVLVTTLTKRMAEDLSAYLEDLGLRVKYIHSDIDTIERVKILKELRQGMFDCLVGVNLLREGLDLPEVTLVAILDADKEGFLRSETSLIQLSGRAARHINGRVIMYADNITGSLKRAIDETNRRRALQLEYNKENNITPKSIQKAIREGIEMLQEAEEVEMEAVGVKADGYETEKIIEELEYEMDLAARNLQFEKAAVMRDKIAELRKRLNG